A single genomic interval of Cucumis sativus cultivar 9930 chromosome 5, Cucumber_9930_V3, whole genome shotgun sequence harbors:
- the LOC101219324 gene encoding RING-H2 finger protein ATL58, with product MAYDHLDPSKSYTVASGPGSASKPAPELKVYQFFVFCIPILFTFILLFLFYLLYLRRRRADWTSIRMRTSAAANNNNISTSEVGLKKEFREMLPIIVYNETFFVTDTLCSVCLGEYKTEDKLQKIPTCGHVFHMDCIDHWLANHNTCPLCRLSVLSPSSQPPHIQIDMGHDEPQCEEPPPPHSNQACQHTTPPV from the exons ATGGCTTATGATCATTTGGATCCATCTAAAAGCTATACAGTTGCTTCAGGGCCAGGTTCTGCTTCAAAGCCTGCACCTGAATTGAAGGTTTATCAGTTTTTTGTGTTCTGTATTCCAATTCTTTTCACgttcattcttcttttccttttctatctCCTTTACCTTCGTCGACGAAGGGCCGATTGGACTTCGATTCGAATGCGAACTTCAGCTGCTgctaataacaataacatcTCTACA TCTGAAGTTGGGTTGAAGAAGGAGTTCAGAGAGATGCTTCCTATCATTGTATACAATGAGACATTCTTTGTCACTGATACACT ATGTTCAGTTTGTTTAGGAGAATACAAAACAGAAGATAAACTTCAGAAAATACCAACTTGTGGACATGTATTTCACATGGACTGCATTGATCATTGGCTAGCCAACCACAACACTTGCCCACTCTGCCGTCTCTCCGTCCTCTCACCGTCGTCTCAACCACCACATATTCAGATCGACATGGGACATGACGAACCACAATGCGAAGAACCACCTCCTCCACATAGTAATCAAGCTTGTCAACATACAACACCTCCAGTGTAA